Below is a genomic region from Henckelia pumila isolate YLH828 chromosome 3, ASM3356847v2, whole genome shotgun sequence.
atccagtattcacgacgtgttccacgtatctctgttgcgacggtatgtggcggatgaatctcatattctgcagcggtctgaggttcaggtgaacaaggatttgacctatgttgagaagccttttcgtatcctggattataaggataaggttttacggaacaaagtcattcctttggttttagttcagtggcagcgccgaggcactgaggaagctacttgggagcttgaggacaggatgcgtgaagaccatcctgagttgttttgatttcattcttaagttgtattcagttgcaaactctgtaaacgtttgatttgaataaagaatgtttctgatttctgtattgcattcgatacttaagatctgatttcgaggacgaaatatcttaagtgggggagaatgtagtagcccgtaccctaattgagtaattaaaggatttatgctaattaaataaattgggtatcagacggatcgaaagctccgaaggcacgatcggaagctccgaacaggatcggaagctccgatgagcgatcggaggcaccgataatattacgtcaggcatgacgtgtggttggatcggaagctccgatcaggatcggaaactccgatcacccctatccggagtcaacaagtgatattttgacacgtggcagatcaggatcttcggaagctccgatggcaggatcggacgttccgatcgaggttcggacattccgatcgaggatcggaagttccgatcgttgtctataaatagagggccgaggcttcatttccaattgccaattccgagtgtttctctctcctttctagtctattcgagttgttctagccttcctaggcttgacccggtggtcggcgaggcgttcggtagtcgtagcggagttgtgcccaagttctggaggcatcgacatcaaagggctaacgacggacgaaggtatagcttttgcttcctataaatatttaggagtatgcaatagcttagttaaggcttttagagcacttaaatgatagtagtatcatttggcagtgtagagcagactataggcgtggacctagagttggtagagcttgcactgatttgaggtacgaaagtactgttcgagatatcctgactgagtatacatgtattatgtgactgcatggttcatatgtcattgatttatgctgcattcatttgcatactgagctatctccttcgagatgcctgttagtagggtttttccctatcctgttagtggttggacttccatcgatttgggtccggcatatccactggtattatggtatgggagccacctcctgaagcgacggcacagcgtgctacataccagggcccggtctgtctctgttatctgatcattgacctcgagtttatagggagttcactttgtatgcatgtatactcatactctcgtactgagcattttatgctcacgtctcgtactctgtgtttttggacaccctattacaTGTGGCAGGTTtgtgattggacgaggcgggtggatccaggaggggctagtcagtggttgaccagctggagcttcgtctaggttttatttctattgttttgaggttgatacagctattcgatttggttgtatattatttggataaattacagattcctttacttgggattgtataatgtttatggtttccgtagttttattctgatatctaattaattaagttaattgcatgtctaagttctattagtaggtgatccgggtaagggtcactacaggccAGCCCCTAATCCACAGCACCAGGACAGCCCCCTTAAAACTCGTAAAATTTTTGCACCGACCACTCGACACTAATTTGCCACTTGACCATCCCCAATCCGAAACGACTCCAACTTGAACTGACACAACCCTCATATCCTAGACTCGACCTAGGACCAGACCACACCCAGCCCTAGTTGCCCGAACCATCCAGCTGATCTAAAACGCCAATAGCTCTAACGCATCGCTTCAAAAATCTGCACGACTTCAACTTATCATTAACCACTCCTAACAAACTTTTCTTTCACCACCAGTTTAACGCCCCAGAATTAACCTAATTGAGTTTATTATTGATATTCTGATATTAGAATATTCGagggttgaattgatatttatcagggactattttgcaatttttgaggAATTCAGAGTCTAAAGTGCAAATCTGgactttattagatatttatacttGAGTTGACTACTTCTCCTTCACTTCACCCCTCCCAACACGCcttccctccattgaagcttcCCCAAACGCTTCTCCAAGCTTTTGATTTCTCGGTTTtgttcgatccgtccgatagaatttcaatccGAAGATATATTGTCGATCACCGTCTCGAGAGCTCCATTATGAagtaagtttattttatttctgcgaggtttgaatttttggatgttgatGTAATTGGTTTATTTTCGGAGAGGTCGTGCTTGAGATAACTTAGATCATTTATTCGAAGACAGATCGGAAAAAAAAtgtcgtttggatttgttatgaatttttgaagttaaTTGAGTAGGGTCAATTTCTGGATTTATGTTTTTGGTCGTGTTCTTGATTGGGGATTGATGTTTTGATGATGCTATGAGTTGTTGGATAGTTGGTTTTGATGTTTGTAGTTTTTTggttgaccgtttatagccgttataccgtcagtttgagtttttgcAATATCGATTGGTTCGAATGGTTTGAGCATTGTTTTTGATTGAGTTGAATGTTTAtgtcgagcctttattacttctttacATATTGGTTTGAAGGACGTTGAGTTCGAAGTTGACAGAATTCGATTCGATTTAGAGATCGTAGTCGGTATAGTATTGATTTCTCTCTTGACGATTGATTTGGATTCGAATAAATTTTGATTTGAGATTCTCATTTGCTTTCCAGTTTTGGAGCACCTCAAATCGAAGAAAAGGTATAAGTTGACATCGATCGAATGGGATTGAACACTCGAATCTGATTTGAttctcgagttttcctaaaCCACATGCTTGCATATTATTTGATCTTGAATGAGTATTATTTGACTATATGGTCTTATATGATATTCATGAAGTTATTTGATTGCATATCGAATTGTATTGCAATCATATTGAGCCTTCATCTTTTATTTGAAAGGGCAGAACCGCCCAAATGCGAAATAGACGTTTTGGAAACTATATTTGAGTGACCTTGTTTGTATGAGTTCTCTCCAGTGTCAGAAGAATCTTTATAGTTGCTCAAGATCTAGAGGACGTAGATAAGTGACCTTACcccgatcgggagagtcggtggcaAGTTACAAGGTCtggtcctcgggatcccaaccgaacgAACGAAtttccttttgattatctgatatgataatcccgagtttttaaagacatgcatttcatatcTAGTATTATCGAATCACATGTATGTCATATCatgataatgatatgttaattgatattgcatgtttatgttgcttttactgggatttattctcaccaaagttatccggctgttgttttgttttgtatgcgtATTTGGTGACAGGTGGGGCATGATCGAGTCAgaggagacttggttagcatcgagACCGAGaaatagaagtgggacttcggTTTATGAACTATTAGCATGTCGAACTTTTGTTGTATTtgaaagcatgttagaactcaacTTGGTTTGGAACTCGTTGTATCGAATAATAGAATATTGATGTTTGAATGTTGTTGTCACATTTATTTATATCTCGacatgttttgttttgatttgaagttggaGTATTGAATGAAATTAATTCCAGATTTTTGGTTCAGAGCAGGTCTCGCTCGAACGGAGGTTtattctcgctcgagcaaggGGTCTCTTATTTTTTGAGGCATAtctttgctcgctcgagcgaatgtttcttaccgctcgagcgagagatatTCAGGAGGCCGGACAGGTATTTTCTCGCTCAAGCGGGTGGGCATTTTTCACCGCTCGAGCAAGGCACTGTTcacaaaatgaatttttttatccttttaaattttggcTAACTCTTGTACGATTATTGCTTATTTTTATCctagattagatgattagaatcgagatcTCACAACCAGCCTATGAACCACCCAACACGACACCGTGGGACATCACTTGACTCGTCTCCAGCCCCGAACCAGCCTAGGCCGTAGGCTTCCCTCTCAATCTTAGCTCGAGCCATCACACAAGCAATCAAGTCCAACAACGTACTCCAAAGACTCCCTCACAACCAGCCCTCAAATCCACCTCAACCACCGTCGATACACCAATAAAACACACCAAAAACAAGACTAAATTCACAGCTAGGGCAGCCCCTAGAACATAACcacataattttcgaaatcgCAAGAAAAATGACCACAAAAAGcttcaaaattttaaacacCTTACACAACAATGGAAAATCACACCATGGCTCAAAATATAACTCAATATCAACTTAATACAACATGGAAATCTCGAATTTACATAAAAATCCAGCCAAGAACATGCTgtaatttcgaaaccctagctccAAAGGTGGAAAAATTCGAACTATGATTATAACATGGCAAACACACATAGTAGGCTTACATGGTGAAACAAAAGGAGAATTTTAGTTGCCTTAAACACAAAAATATTACCAAAAACCAATCTGGGAGAGGGAGAAGATGGAGAGAATCTTGCCCTTGAGTTGAAGGTGGACACCGGCCGGCAAGAGAGGCGGTGGAGGTGCTGCGGTGGAGGGGGAATGAGGCGACTTGAAAGTTGAAGAAATGGGGGAAAGGGGCGGCGCACACAAGGCGGAGAGGGAAGGGATTTATTTTGGGTAGGGTTTACATATTTTGCTTGAATTAAGTGTGTGAGTATGTATTTGTGTGTGTAGGTAGGATTTTAAAAGTtgttactttaaaattaaaagagttgCTACTAGgattttttttcacaacttctACACTACTCTCACTAATATTACTTAAATTCCCTTATATTTGAAAATTACTAATtgaaaggatttaaatatcctTTATCCgggttttaaaaatactaattttgaagataaataaataaactctaCAATTCTTTGTGAAATAATTATGACTACTCAAAAATCCTTAGAATAAAGATTTATCTATTTTTCTCaacttttaagtatttaaaatctttaaataaAAGATACCTCAATATCCTCGGCTCCTCTCGTCGGCCCTGAAACCACAAAAActcaagaatttttttaaaaaatacttaaatattttgatgtcacgctGATAAATAAAACAGTTAAATAATAAAcggagcgattaaaataatttacataaaatagttgaacatttaaaaatcatttaaataaatacacaagcggaattaaatatttttaaaataaattggaCAATCAATcacatttaaataattaagctagacagttaaaatcatttacatAACTAACCGATAAACTtaagtcattttaaataaataagctggacatttaaaatcatttaaacaaGCAAGCTTAAgcctttaaaatcattaaaacaaataagttgcaataaaatcatttagataTATAATTAGCATTTTATTAACGCATAAATCAAATAAAggatttaaatcaattaaacttaaaaataatgttcataatatttatttagttttatgaatgcgatttagtagattggattttaggcgctaCAATTCCTTCTCTCCCCCTCCTCcctaaatggaatttcgtcctcgaaatttaaaacGTAATAACTAGGTTCGGGTACGTTAGGCCTGATCAACACTAAATTTTCTAACTTAATTTGCACCCACATAAATTGGCTATAATCAGCTTTCATTGCGCACTCTTATACTTATTGACATCTATACTACCAAGGATCTTACTAACTCCAACTGTAATATAAATTTACAGTTTTTATTTGTTCCCAAGTGATCTTATCCTAAATGAAATTTTATCACTGCATAAATTTACTTTCGATCTAAATTTACAAACCTAAAACGTCATCCTACCGCAACTGATAAGTTCTACAACCTACAAATTCTTAGCTAGATCTTTAAGTTATCGCACAACTTACATTTTGCTAATCTTATATCCTTTGTTATTACTCAAATATTCTCTACATAAAGTCTTACAATGTCTGGTACTTTTCTTAATTCGATAACTTTAAATCCCCAATCTCAAATTCAAGCAATAGAGTCcgtaaaaccaataaataatttatgtcgaacTCAACCATAAATTAAAAGCTTTCTCACAACGAGactatgcttaatgtctatttaTCGATTAAGCTTAACACATATATTATAGAACTCGAGTTCCTGAGAAGTCCACAAGTtcccaaaatacttagcaaccaAACACTCATCTAGATGGGAGATGCAGCAGCTGCAGGTGCTGATGAGTCAGATGGAGTGGATGATGAATAAGTTTATGTCTGCCATTCAAAAGCGTGGGAGGCAGAAGATGCAGCAGCCCACCGAGGACACACGTGCTCCGAGAAATAGAAGCACGTTGCGTATTCAGGAACCCACCCATCAGAACGACGACGACGAGGGGTACGACGACGACGAAACACAGGCCCCAAATTGGACACAGTTAGACCGTAAATTATTgtatcaaatcatatataaatgttTGAATTATTAATTTGTTATCAAATTGTGATTTTCTTAATTATTagcattatttaattattattaataataataattaattaatatcaaaaaatttaatttgcaatctaattatatattatagaaTTAacgtttttattatatatataatattatccgCGGTTTATTATAAACCGCCGTAAATAGTGCGACGGTTTTTTAAAATCGTGGAAAATATTTTCgacgattttttaaaaatcgtaGCAGATTTtgccacggtttttaaaaaaccgtcgGAAATATTTCTCACGGTTTTTCAAAAACCGTTGCAATGTGTTTCGGCAGGTGATTTTCAACGCTATGAAAAATCGTCGCAAATATCGGAATTTTTTTGTagtaaaagattttttttttctaaatattgAACACGCACACCTCCATTACCCGTAGAAAAGTTCGCAAATATGTGAACATTTTGTATGCAAATTTATTTACCCGAGCGCTCAGTTTTCGCACAAGATTTCATCTATGTGCTAGAAGGAAACGTCGATGTTGCACATTGGGTAGCACCCAATGTGTAGCGTGGAGGCCTGTCATTGGCCATATAATGTGGGTCCCATATAAAATCATGTGAGCCCCACATGATTTTACCCGATGAAAAGCCTCCGCATAGGCCATGGGGTACTACCCAATGGATTGGTGTTTGGTTTGTGTTAATATCAGTGTGTTTATGAATCATGTCTAATCATCATTTGCATCTAAAATTAAATCTGACCATTTAATAACATGTGTCTCGATAATTTTTTGTACACAacaacattaatttttttagataatatctttaaaaattataaaactttTTAGATCCTGGATCCATGcctttataaaattattaaacaatgtctgatttttatataaaaaaaatccgtTTTGCATCACATATCGTGCACGAGGGAGTGGACTCTGTTTCCAGAATATCGTGTAAGATCCATAATTGAAGGGGTGGAGTCGAAGACAATTTATACaagattataataataataaaacaaagtgTATGAGCAGGTTTCCATGTGAAATTTGAACCCACCACCTTCTACGAATCGAAGGGCCTCCACATAATACACAACTTCATGCATAATTGCATATACATATGTGATGACATATATCATATCACCACGCAAATTAATGAATattaaaacttatttttttcttcaaaacactaataaaaactttataattaaaaatggaaattcaaaacataaataTTGAAGTTGGATTCTATCGTCGTACTACGATAATGTGCAGATTTCTTTTTTTAGAATAAGCAGCAAGAGTATACTTTTCGGCTCTATATATATAgttatcatttttaaaaaatcaacgTGTGTTACTTTTGTTAGAAATTGTGACGGAATCAATATGAAAACCGAATCTAGCTAGCTAGGCAACAAAGTGACATAGATCGAGGCACGCTAATAAATAAAACCAACCTTTTTTTCCCTACACTGAAAGAATTGCCctagaatttaatttttttaggccccgttattaaaataaaatcatatatatatatataatattcaatAGTTTATAAGGGTCAAAGGTGTGTTCAAGTGCTAAATcaagaataataataaattaagcaTAAAGTTCAACAAAATGCAACAGAAATGACAAAACCAAGATCAAGAAGTCGGTGCATGTTAATGTGTACAGTCCAATCAAATTCAACTGTACTTATACTCAGAAGTTAGAactgaggtaaaaatttatatatatcatgtctAAAACAAAATGagtaaataataacaataaaaaaaatattttgtttgtcaggatattaaatttcatttaatttGTTTTGCCATGTATTTAATTTGGTACCCTCACATGGCTTGTCCATTTTTCTTTCCAGACAAATTATAACCAGCTCACATCTTCCaagaacaattaaaaaaaaaattgaaaaatatttgtttattcTTGTGCAAAATATACAATTCTCGGGCTCCAAATTATTTAAGAGAATCatatcataataaatatattatttttaaaaatataaattgtaCGTCATCAAACACTAACGCTACAGCCCTGTGAAATCTGATACTTAACTCCATTGCCGACGACAATTCCAGAGTTTTTGCTATTTCCAAGCTGAATACCGACGGGGCAGGTCACGTGGATGTGATACCGTCCCGTTGTTAAGGAGCCCACCTTCCATTTAAGGCGGCCGTCGATTTTGATCGTCATCTCGATGGGGGCGCCGTCGCTCTGCACCTGGGACAGCGCGATTCCGTTGTACGGAGCGACGGGGACGTTGCTGCCGTAGACGAACGGAGACCAGACGTTGAAGTCCTTGTGGCCTTGGTAGACCGGAGGGATGACGGTGAAGAAGGTGATCTGCTGGTTGGCGTAGGTGGCGTAGACGTAGAGCCTGTCGTAGTAGATGCCGATCCGGGAGTTGGGGTTGTGGGAGTTGACGGTGACTTGGACGGAGGTGGAGATGACGTTGGGGGCGGAGACGTTGAGCGCGAAGATGGTGGCGTCTTGGAGGGTGAATCGGGGTTTCTTGGGCTTGAGGATGGCCCAGGTGAGCAGGACCACCAGCAGGACCACGAAGATGGCGGCGAGGAGGCAGGCGCAGCACCGGAGGAGGGACTTGCGACGCTTGTTTTTGTGGTGACTGCAGACCTTGTCCGACATGGCTGCAGCTATCGTCGGTGGAGTGGAGTGCTACGTGTGAAGTAGATGGGGGAATGGGATTTTGGGGGTGGGTGTCTACTGTTTTCTACGGATCAGATcacgtatatatataattataattataatataataatttaaatatattctatatatttatataaaatttattatttcgtaTAGATTTGTGTATcatatgtatttgaagtagGTCGCATTTAATTTAACATGATTCATGCTTACTTCGAGAGTTGAAATTTGaaggaagaaagaagaaaaggagtatgagatttcattggaagaaaaataaagaaaagtttGTTGTAGATTTTCACATATGAAAGGAAAATTGTTTTCATATACATGTTTTCTACAACCTTCTTTTCTCTTATAAAGTTAAAAGATTATTCTCGCTAATTTGTTTCTGCATCCTATATATGTAATAGATTATTACAAAGTTTTGCCTTAATCCACTAGCCGTCAATTAATTTA
It encodes:
- the LOC140892463 gene encoding NDR1/HIN1-like protein 1, with product MSDKVCSHHKNKRRKSLLRCCACLLAAIFVVLLVVLLTWAILKPKKPRFTLQDATIFALNVSAPNVISTSVQVTVNSHNPNSRIGIYYDRLYVYATYANQQITFFTVIPPVYQGHKDFNVWSPFVYGSNVPVAPYNGIALSQVQSDGAPIEMTIKIDGRLKWKVGSLTTGRYHIHVTCPVGIQLGNSKNSGIVVGNGVKYQISQGCSVSV